AGCgagccccagcctggctggtgctTGTAGGATCCTCTGAGCACCAAAGGGACGCATCCCAGTCCCCTGGCTGGAGCGGTGGATGATGGTTTCCCTCCCACCACCTCCTTTCACAGGCACGGCCGCAGCCATCCACTCCTGCCTGGGaaacccaccaccaccgccAAACAGCGCAAGGAAGAGACGGttaaaaacaagattaaaaaaacagaaaaaaaaaaaaaaagggaagccGGGCACTCCAAGTTCAAGATCTCTCTTTTGCTGGCAGTTTAATTAATTTCCCCCTCCCCGACTTCCTTGTGAACtcataaataataaatcctTGCACAGTCTGAACAGCCAAGACAAACAAACGCTGGGGCACACCGCATACAagggtgggttggttggtttttccGCCgtggtcattttttttttttttttagcttcttattttctagttttcctttcccaaaagTGCACAacaacagcaaataaataataacatttatcaataaattaattcaataaATATCCTCGTGGCACAGAGACGTGGCTGGTAAGTGGAGGGGAAGGGTGGGCCGCCCTGCTCTGTAttgctctgcccctgccccgctgAGCGCTGTGGTGATGGGGGCACCGGCTCCAGAGTTCGCTGCTCCGGCCCTCAGGGGTCCCACATTCCCTGGGGAGTCCTTGCGAGACAGAGGTAGCGATCGTTCTCCCTGCTTTTACGGGGAGGGGGAAAATGAGGTACGGAGCGAGGCAGCGCTGGGAGCTGGCGGCAGAGGCAGGGGTGGGACGGAGCCAAGGACTGCGAGGTCCCGGGAAGCCCAGCTGGGGCTTGGACAGAAGCACGGGCAGTGGCCAACACCTTGGGAGGGCACAAAACTGAGGGGAGGACCCCGGAGAGCAGAGGGGGGCAGGTGCTGGGACCCCCCACTCCGGCTCTGGGGGTTAGCTGGACATGGCACTGGCTCTCTCACCATGAACATCTCGCCTCTGGCACACCAAAGTCCATCGCCCCAGCACCGACCCCGCGGGGGAGGACCACTGCCTGTCTCCTGGTGATGTTCAGCgcagggcagctccagcccatTCCCCGTGGGCCAGGCtgtggctctgctcccagcccggAGCGTTAGCTCGAAGCTCAGCCAGCGGTTTCTGCATGGTCCTGGTCCCCACCTGGGCTCTGCTTGTGCTCTTGCCACTGCCAGTGCAAAATTAACACTTCAAACAAACACACCCCCataaaacaaggcaaaacaTTCACTCCTGCAATGAGCTTTCCCCAGCCTCAGCGTGCCCTCGCTGGAGGAAAGGCCGCTCggctctgctctcccttcccGCTCCTCCTTCTCCCAAAGTGCTGATCCATGTTAGGAGGGGCCAGGAGAGCCccggctgctggggcagaggggctgtgcctgctttccccccctccaaccctgctgccctgcaagcCGCAGGTAAAGTGCAGTTTATCCCAGCAGAGCACATGCTGCGAAAGGTCACGCTGCACCAGTGCCATACTGGTGTgaatggtggtggtggtgggtgcagCACCTGGGGGCAAAGCCTCTTCGCACATGAGCCCTGGCGGCActagctgtgctgcagaggagggacgcggtgctgggggagctgagTGCCGGAGTGCCCCCGTGCCAGGCTTGTGACCCCACTCCGGCCTTTTTCGCCAGGAGCACcgaaggggagagagaggaagagcGGGGAGGGATGAAGTGCTGTGCGGGGAGGTCGGGTACCCCGAGGTGGTCGCATCTGTCAGTGCAGCGGGCCAGGCCAGGGGGGCTTCACACTGGTCGTGCACTAGTGCAAAGGAGGGTTGGGCAGGGAAGCCTGGGGTGCACAGGTctggggagcagggtgctgagcatcAAGGAGACCAGATATGCAATGGAAGGGCTTGGAGAacccctgggtgctgctccagcctggcatGGGAGCAGGGCTCCGGGCACCTCGCAGGCAGCACAGCGAGCAGGCGTGCCTCTCTGCTCCATCTCGAGGGGAACCTGCTGCTGTCGTCGGTGGAAAGCGCAGCCAGGTCCTGGCAGGTCTGCACCACACTTTGTGCTTCCTTTTGGGGTGTCAAAAGCCCAAGGGCGAAGACAGcggagctgctctgtgcccgAGGATGCTCCTGGGCTGTGCTCCCTCTGTGGAGGGGACGGTCTGGACAAGTGCCCAGCACGATGCCAGgggcagaacagcagcaaacagaCAAAATGCCCAGACtggccatgctggtggggcagctggtggcagaaggtgcagacagacagatggaTGAGACCCCGGGACTGCTTGGGGCTGCAGTGTTTCACAGGTCCGTTTTTCTGCGGATTGTGTGAAAGAGGTGATGTACAGACACAGAGACTCGGGCTCGGTGGCTCCTGCTGCGGGTCAGGGAGCAGACGTGGTGGCCAGGCTCAGGATCCCGTAGGCAGCACCAGAGTGATGCGAAGCAGAAGGACAGACAGAAGTCGGGAGCATACACGGCCAGCGCAGGCTTCAGGCAGCAGATCCAGCAGGACAGACAGATGGCTGACGGACCAAACAGCCTGACTCAGGCAGGATGGAAAGGCAGATGGACGCGGGCTTGGTGGTGGGGAAATACAGAACGTCGTTCGGATAGCGGGTagagcagagagctggggaCTCGGTCCATTTGAACAGACGGATGAACACAGGCACAGCATTTTGGATGCCCCAACATGTGGTTCAGGTCATAGATGGACAGAGGGACTTGAGCGCTTGGCTCAGATGCCCAGCACATGTTCAGGTAGGAGATGTGGCAGACAGACTGAGGGACGCAGGCTGGGCGGCTCAGACATCCAGCACGTGGTTCAGGTAGGAGATGTAGCAGATGGCCAGGCGGAGGATCTCAATCTTGGAGAGCTTCTTGTCCGGcggcagggtgggcagcagcttCCGCAGCTCGGCGAAGGCCATGTTGAAGGCTTCGACGCGGATGCGCTCCCGCGTAGCATGGGCTGTCCGGTATTTGGCCGTGGCACGCCGTCGGCGTCGACGCTCCTCCCGACTCAGGTGTTGCAGGTCTTTCTTCATGGCCTCACCCGGCTCGGCTATCCGGGACTGAGCGCACAAGCCAATGCCACCGGCGTCCTCCGTGCTGCCCGCGCGGCCACCGCCGCAGTCGCTGAAGACGGACTCGGACTCGGAGTGTGTCGGGGGCAGGTCGATCTCGGTTTGGTCCGAATTGAGCATCATCTTCGCAAAAGagggatggacagacagacaggtgCTTCAGAGAGATGGTACGTCAGGGGGACAGACTGACCGGGGCACGATGTCGCAGCAGAACTGCTCTACTTGAAAGAGAAGGTCTCTGGCTCACAGCAACCCCCTGGTtattctcctcctcttcctcctcatcaCACACCGCCTCCGCAAGGGAATTCcaaaattttcccttttccccagaGAGCTCGTTGGGTGAGCGACAACTTTCACAATAAATAATGTACGAGAGATGGCAGGACTCATAGAaataagataaataaataaatatcctCTGCGCGCGCGTGCGTGCACAGGGACCGCGGGCTCTTCcgtgctgctgtggcaggacCCAGTTTCGGAGCCGTCAGGTGTCAGAGCCGACCTCCTCCCGCGTGCTCtagaaaacagaagcacagGGGCTCTCAGCATCGCCCAGAGACACAGCCGGAGAGCTCGGCTGCTCGCTCCACCTGCCCTGCGGTGCTGGCCCCAGCCGGAGCAGGGGACACCCTGTCCCTGCCGGGCTGGGGCTCCGGGTCCCCAGTCACGGGTGGCGGGGAGGGAGCCGGTGAGGTGGCTCTGGGAGAAGGTGGAAGCCATTTCTCCTGGCTCTCCGGAGAGATGACAGGTGGTGGATgagcaaaggggaaaaacagaCTGCAGGGGCGAGAGGAAGGGGGGCTTATTGTATACTAAATGAGCCCGTATGTCATGGATCCTGGCACCCCCGACATATGGAACCCaacacagctgctttgcttgATGTGTCCAAATAGACGCTGGCTCCCCGCTCCCTCCGGGACGCTGTGCCGCTGGCCGGGAAAgctgcctctcctctcccttctcctcccccctgctgccttccccacaCAGCTCCGACACCGGGCCCCAGGTCCGCACAGATGCCTCCAGCACCCCAGGAGCATCGCTGGGAAAAGCAGGTCTTGCTGCAGGCGCGTCTGCCCCCCGGGCAGGGCAAAGGCAGCggtggagcaggggaaaaacaaacTTTGGATGGGGAATAGCCGCTGCTGGAAGAGAtagcagcctggctgggaagCCAGCCAGGCAGAGATGTACAACATATTACTTCTCTCAGGCCTGACAAGCTCGTAATGAGCCATACGACTGAGAAATGGAAACTAAACTAATATGGACAGGTGATGACTGGGAAGAAATAGTCTACATCCCGTTTTAAAAGACTGGCAGCGGGCAAAGCCCTTGATGTGCATTCACAGAAGCGCTGCTCAAGAAACACAAGGAACCCCATAAGCATGTATAGAAATGTCTGCATGGCCCCTCTGAGCCCCCCCGCCAATATATGTGGCTGTTCCTGTGCATGcttacacaaacacacatgtacacacacagagacacattTCCCAACACATATGTGCAAATGTTCACAGCCAAAAACTCCTCTGAGAATCCCACATCCGTTTACACACCATTTACACCCATGCTTGTAAATCTACCCCAAGTCAGGCATCTCTGTGTGCGTGCACACACGCTCACCCTTGCGCTGTGAGATTCAGAttccactaaaaaaaattatcctggccttttttcttctataacaCAAAACCTTTCAGCTATGCATGAGAGTACTGGTAATCCATCTAAATCCTAGACAAAAAGTTACTCCTGTGAAGCTCTTAGGTGATGGAAGGGCTGACGGAAACGTGGCTCTCGGGATCCGTGAAGATGCCCTGTCAAGGCTGGGAGCTTGCAATAAATCGCACTGTCCTTGGAGCCCAGCTgagtttgggtttgtgtttaaCTTGCTCTCCCTGCGACCAGCCTCAGGGACAAACCAGCCAGGGACCAAGAACCACGGCCAGCACAGCAGTGTGTTACCTCAAGTTCCCCAACGAGCCCCATCTGCTGCAGCCATCCGCTACAGCCGTGACTCGTGCACCTTGCTCAACCCTCCCCATTCCCctcctgctttcatttcttttctccttctgctcttGTGCCCTTCCTGCAGAACCTGGACCTCCTCTCTGGCACCCGGCAGCGGCAGGGGCACTCGTgccctgctggctgctctgcccttgGGAGCAGCGCACCCGTGGGTCATCACCACCCAACGCAAGTCCTTCATGGCcggtgagcagctgcagcccctcatGGCCAGCTGGAGGCTTGTTGCCACGGCCATGTTTCCCTGCGTGCTGCCGGTGCCACCCCACTCCCACTCACAATAGCCATCCCTGGAGCATCGCTCTCAGCCACCGTGGCTTCCGGCAGcggggcagggatgctgctccgGCTGCGAGCGCCAGCTCCATAAAGGCTGCAGTTGGGCcaggagaaagagggaaggTCAGCTCTGGGGTTGGACACgtgccacagcagctctgcacgTTCAGCTCCTGGGCTGTGGCGAGGATTTGGTGCGTGTACGTCCAGGATCATGCTCATGTGTGCGCAGCTTCGCTTTAATATACTCTCCCCCCTGCTCTCAGGGACAGGGAACTGCATTTGATCTCATGCACTAGCTTCgctgctcttctgcctccctcttaccccagcactgctgctctgaaaacaaCAGGCCTGTTCTCCTCTTGCTCTGCACGCTCAGGCGctgccccatcccaccgggGCCATGCGGGAGGTGTGCTCCTCGTGTGGGTCAGCCACCCCGGCAAGAAGCTGCAGAGcggctctgctgcctcctggccCCATCGTttcagcacagggcagggaaggagacaaCCAGCTGCCTCTTGTCCCCTCCTAGGACACCAGCACCAGGGCACGAGCGTGTCACTTCAtcctggagcaggggaagctgCAAAACCTCCTTCTCCTCGGGCAGATGGGGATGGTGACCTGCCCAGGAACAGCCCGGGAACACACACTACTCTGCCGCAGTCCGCAGAGGGCACAGGCTGTGGGACAGGTTGCTGTCGCCATCTCAGCATCCTGGTGAGTAAATTGAAGGTGTATCAAACACTGGAGGCAGGAGTCCTGCACGGGGGTCTCAGTCGCAGAAGGATGTTAGCAGGAGACATGGGATCATTTGCATGAAGACGACTGTCAGTACTGGACCCAAATAAACTCCTTAGCCCACTGCTCCTCCACTGGGTTAGTCCAGTCctcaaaagcttttccttcacATGAGTGACTTGCGTTCTGAGTggctccttttctttcagatgaacCGTAAACTGCCATCTTCCCAAATTCATCTATTGCAAGAACCTCTTCTCAACCTACGCTTGCTCCAGTCCTGCCTTCAGCAAAACCCCAGCGATGCTTAAGCCCCCGCTGGGAAGCAATGCTACCCAGCTCCCTGCTTGCCCTTTCCCTTGCCCTCCAGACCAGCAGAAGACTCTCTGGCCACGCAAAGTGTGCCTGGGACCCACTTTGCGGCCATCTGACTGGAGgttcctttgctttttcctggtCAGGAATCCCCCGTGCCAGCGCCAAGCCCAAAGCGAAGGATGCGCACGGGGGCTTGTGTGTCAAACCTTGCACCGAGGTCAAGCTCCCTTCCCGAGACAGCCCGCAGCTTTGTGCTCCCTTCCCGCGCAGACCACGCAGCTGATCTCgccatccccctccccacctgccaCGCTTCCCTTTCCACAGCATCAAACCTCGCAGCAGCATCCAGGGGTGCTGCTAACCCATCCCCAGGACACCTTACCCCCAAGCTGATGACCATTCCCAGGCGCCAGGTTTTCCCTTCCAGCAGGATGAAGCTCAAGTAATCCAGGGAGGGAGGAACCGCTTGGCTCATCCATCCATCGAAGAGGCAGAAAGTTTCCCTGGGTGTGCGCAGCGTCCTGCGCCGTAGGATGGACTTGGGGGGGTCAGGGAGAACCCCGGCAGCCTTGGGGCCCAGGCATGCTACTCCTTGGGCAGGAGTGCGAGTGGGCCACCGCGCGTTGAGATGGACACCCCAAGGAGGCATGTGCCCCATATGCTATATATACATCCCAGCCTCGCACGCCGAGTCCGACCCCGGCTGCCTCATTGGCCGCTCCGGTGCTCCCCCCCTCATAAATATTAAAGTCAAGAGAGGGGATGCCATTGGCTGTGCGGGAGGTTGGAGCCCCCgggagaggagggaggtggAGGTTGGATGTGGTCCTGGAGGGTGGATGGAGGtggtgggctgggagggagggagggagggagggagagagggagggaggagggtgggggtgCTCCGGGAGAAGGCGACATCTGTTCTCCATGCATATTTCATAAAGGAGAAATAGAGAGATGGGAGCAAACGtggaaaggggagagggagagacaggcaggcaggcaagtCTCTGCGCCGGGGTGGGACGAGGAGCAGTGACTGCAGAAGTGGGACCAACAGCACAGCCTTCCCAGTGGCTCCCAGTGGCACGCAGCCTCCGCAGTGTGGGCGCGTGTGGGAGCGGGGCTGCGTGGCCACGCTGTGCCAGCATCCACGCATGTCTGTGTGCGGGCAGCTGCGTGATGCGTGGGTCTGCGGGCGCCTGTGTGGAGCGGGTGAGCACCGGTGGGGTGCCCGGACCACCGACAGCCTCTCCCAGAGAGGCTGTACCAGCAGCAACAACTGTCCTGTAGGTCCTGCCTGAGAGCGGCTGTAAAATTCACCTGTAGCAAAGTTCAgtgagaggagagaaagaaagtgaaagaagGCGGTACCCGGAACGCACAGGTACTGCTCTGCAACACTGATCCTCTATCTAACCGTAAAACAACGATCGCTTTTGTGGGTTAGGCTGAGCCTCTGCCTCTCACCCTTCTCCAATTTCAAATGTTCCTGTTAAACTGTCCTGAGAAAACCTTCCCTAGTTTGTCATCCTTATCAGTGAACTCCCTGCTCCAAAATTCCTGCATCCCCCGTCCCACGCGTATCCGTGCGTGTCCtcccagacccccctgcagttTGCTTGCTGGAGTCTCCTACCTTCGCCTTCTTCCACCCAGCGCTGGAAATTGCCCgccaccccccttcccctccctcccatgCACTGGGGGCTggttccccctcccctgcaggCGAAGCCCAGGTGATGGGCACTCGCACCTGGGCGGACTCCAGCCCGTGGCACGGCTCAGCAGATGGTCTCGGAGTTTGCAGGGCGAGCGGCGGACGAGGCAGAGGGATCAGGTGGCAGCGAGAAGCCTGCCTCACCATTGCTATGGCACCGATTATAAAACAATATTCGCCTAATGAGCTCGTGGCAATAGCCACATCCACCCCGAGACTACGGCGCGCAATGCACAGCATGCCTGGGTAATGCACTGCATGCACCGCACGTCGTGCCTCCCGCCCGCGCGCCCCGCGCACGCTTCTCACACGCACAAATCACTCCTCGCTCACGTGCGGACATGCAAGCAGCACATACGTGTCCACACAGGTGTGCGCACCCTTCCCCAACCCTTCTCAGCCCCTGTAGCCCCCTGCCCGCGCACACACgtccccctcctccctcactGCAGCGCTCCGCCTGGGCCCCCCATCTCCCCCGAGAAGCCTGATGGGCTGTTTGTATTTATTCCTCGCTCTGCCCACCCCCGGGGCCAGctcctctccccctgccaggACGCCAGCAGGGCCCCACCTCTCTCTGCAGCTGatgctgggctgctctgggcaTCCTGCCGGGCTGGgcgcagggaggaggggaggcaaGGAGTGGAGCTGGCTGCCGAGCCTCCCCACGGGGGACGCCAGGCCCGATCTGTGCTGGCCATCCAGGCCAGCGGGCAGCTTCTGGCTCCCTTCAGCAGGAGCCCACTCAAGCTCTTCCCTCAAGTAGAGGCACCGGCAGGTCTGTCCTCCCATCCTGGCTCCCTGCGGCTCTCCTGGGGGTCGATGCACAGTGCCCTGCAggggcacgggctgcccagcTTGCCCCCGAGGCTGGGGTCACTAAGGGGGACAGCCCGCTGGGCTGGTGACACACGCACAGTGCATGCCCCCAGCAGCCGAGCCCCCCTGCTCTTCACGCGGTCGCCTTAGCTCTGCCCTGCAATGATGCAGACTCTCAGCCTTCCTCTTCCCGCAGGTAAAGGCTGAGATTGCAAAGGCCCCTTCCTCGGTCAGCAGCCACATTTTGccctgctgggagggaggatgACATCTGGGGACATCCCTCCGCTTGGAAAACAGTCGCTCTTTGTACCTGAGAAGCAGCGTCAACGGGCAGGATGCAGCCCTGATGCTGAGTGCTGCACGGTGCCCACAAAGCCTGGCGGAGCTGAGCAGCTTGTGGAGGGTGAGATGAGCAttgccagggctgtgctggggaagagcCACAGGCACAGGTCTCATGGGAGGGTGACGGCAGAGCGAGAAACTCTAGAACTTTCTCCTGCAATCCAAGCTAATGTTCCCCCCTCCCTGTGGCTGCAGTTCTCCCCGGTGCCCGCTCAGagcctgcagcccatgggagcTGCCACGGTCCCCGCGATTTTGGCTGCTGCCTCGTTCTCTACCTCCTCAGCAAGAACTTCTGAGCTTCAGATATCCTTTTGCAGGCTGGCAAAAAGCTGATGAGATTTGGGGGAGGGAGAACGAGAGACTCTGTCTTTGTTCTTCACTTCTGAGTTTCCCAAATTTAATCGCAGGAGCCCACACGCCAGAGCCTGCAGAACCCCTCATTCCCTCTGGATTCCCGGGCTTCCCTTCCAACGCAGCGTTCAAGAAGAACACCAGCGAGAGCACAGCCAACTTTTTAAATCTCTCGATACCTTTTGGCTTGACCCATGAAGTTGATGGACCCAGGTGGGTCCCTTTTGGCATCTTCATCCAGGATCTGCCCACCTCGAGGCATGAGGCTGAGGGatcagctgcagggagaggagccgtggcacagggctggggggacccGAGCTGGGCTTTGCCGCTCCAGGCCCCCTGCGTGTGCGCAGGGAGGGCACGGCGAGGTATGAAAAGAGACTAGAAGAGGCAGCATTTGGCAGGAGATGAGGCGACATATTGTATAGAGCCACTGGGGACCACACTGGCCTGGGCTTGTCAGGGAAGACAGGCGGCTTTAACCcttgtgctgctggagcagacCCAGCTGGAGTTTTGTAACTTTTATGCAGCGAGGGGCTCTGCACGTCCAAACAACAGGTGGGAGACCTGGAAGGAGATCCCTGCCGCAACTCACAGATGCTGGGAAGACAGAGGCCGTGGGGGGcattcctgctcctgcccatcAACTGGTACCTCCACACCCACGGTGGGACTGTGTCCCATCTCTCCACCAAGGACACTCCGCAGAACAAAAGGCGCTGGGCTCCCCCGTGTCCCTGTGACCGCCCAGCTGCTCATTCATGGCAAAGTCTTCTCTGGCAGACATGCCTTTTTGGAGCGTTCCCTGCAGCCAAAGCATCACAGATCCCGGAGCATCCACAGGGTCACGTTTGGTGCCATTATACTTTGTCCAGACATGCACAAGTGCCATTTGTAGAgggggcagctgccagctccaccGTGTCTGGGTTGCAGCACGGTCTTGCAACCGCcggctgcagcccaggctggctgggaaggTTCAGACGCTCTGCACAGACGCTGACCACACTGTGATGCTCAGCTGGGTGATGCTCCAGCTACCAGCCTCTTTGCAGACAGCGAGCGGGAAGCGGAGCTGTTTGGATCGATGCTGGAGAAGCACCTGGACCGCCTGTTAATCTTCAATCAGGGTGACAATGCCCGCTGAAGCCAGGGCTCAAGGCCTTTTTGGGCAAGTATGTTAGAGCGTGCGAACACGTGTGCACGTGCAGGCTGTCTGTGCAAGCTGTGTGTGCCCGAACGTGCATGCATGTGCAGACTTGGGCTGCAGAGTACACGTGTGTGTGCATAGGTGGCTGAGCAAGGTCCAGCACCCCCCTGCACGTGCGTTTGTGTGCACACCCATGTTTACTTGCGCATGTGCCTAACTAATAACAGGAGGCCCCTGATCCGCACAGCTCTCCCCACGCCCTGGGCACGCTTGCCTGGCTAGTGACAGAAGCTCTCGGCTCCGATagcccctctcctctcctcgcCTTTGTCTCCCTGGCTTTTATTGAGTGCAGGTTTTGTGAGCGGTCGGTGACAGACGGCCCCGGTGCTCGATAACTAGACAATCTGTCACCACCACCACTGACAGCTTTCACAAGGAGCCCCTTTCCTTTCATCCTTCCCGGTTCCCTTTGCCTCTGCTTGTCCCCCTTCCACACGTGCTCTCTGGCTTTGTTCCCCCCTAAAAGCCAAATAGCGACAGAAGCTCCTGATCATAATATTGCTCTAATCGAGTCTGTCATAATCGGATCCAATCTAATTACGTCCAGATCCCTCTCTTCTCCTGACTCTCTCTATTGCCTGTCCATCTGtccctctcttcccttccaGTCTTTGTGTCCATCCATCTGTTATCTGCAGgcctttctcccttcccatcATCTCCCTGGGCCCCTGCCCCATTCACAGCGTGGCCGCCCCGGCCCTTTCCTCCAGCGGCTCCCTCTCCAATCCATCTCTCTTAAAGGCCTCTCCATCAATCCATTtagcagcagctccctgcctcctcTAGCCCATCTGcttctccctttctgctggCTGCGAGATGCAGagatgctgttttgtttgtatgtCGATCTTGATTAGCCCCAGAAACCTCACTGCTAAagctgtgctggcactggggaAAGATCACCTGGGTAGCAGAGAGCTGTAGGTCCTAAGCAGcatcctccatccctgcctcaCCCTCTACCTCCTCCAAGCAATTGCACCTCACACAAGTGCCCAGGCTGGACACGCAGGCGAAAGAGGCTGGAGATAAAAGGATGGGGCCCCAGGAGCACAGGGCTGCACAAGGCAGGCTGGGGAAGAACGAGCTTGCATCAGTATTTCCCCaaacttccttcctttttctctcgCCCTGGTATTTTTTCTCCAGGAATGCACGGAACCGGCTGGACAATGGACAGACGCGCAGGCGTGGTGGTGGCGAGATCTGACGGGATGCTCTTGCTGCACACAAAGAGAGGACAAAGGTAAAGCAGAGCCGGGGCAGAGGGCTGCAACGGGACCCAGCGTGGCAACGTGGGGCCCAGGTACCAGGGTGTTGTGGATTTGGGATGCGAGGTCACTCCAGGGCCTTCTGTGCCCTTCCTAGCAGCAGCGGGTGCTGGTCCTTGTCAGAGACAAGGGCGGCAGAGATGGACCCTGGGCAGGATCCAGTCTGGCAATTCCTACACTCCTATTTGTAGTAGTCAGACCCTGATTTTAAACACATGTTGGACTCAGATGCCTGCTGGGTGCCAGCCAACGGCCCTTGCTTGCTGCCACAGTTATCCTGAGCTAAGCTGCCTTCGTTCCTTCAGCTGGACCTCGTTGCTGCTCATGGGTAggacacagaaagcagctgtcaATACCCATGGCAGCAGGACTACTGGAGGGTGACCATGGGCTACcagacagagcactgggactgGGACACAGGACTTGGTGTATCCTTTAGACAGCAGCATCACACAAAGGCTCCATGACATATCTATATCTACTTGCTTGGTCCACAGACCAAAGACCCACCAGTCTGCGTAGGCAAAGGATGGGCCCAAGCCCGCTTGACAGAGACTCGAGGCACAGGGCACACAAAGCtcagtttttaaagtattcaGCACAGACAGACCTAGCGCAGTTTCAAAGGCATGCAGAGTAGCATCTCCCCTAGCATGTTTCCTCCATCTATTTATTTGGGAGTTAAAGCTAAATGCTCTTCCTTGAATAGTCCATGCTTAAGCAATTGTCACTTGTGAAAACAGGGTCTGGCTCTCTGTATATGCCTTAAAGCGGTACGTGGAGCAACACCTCAGCCTCCCTAAATCCCGAGTGAGATATCTGGCAGGCAAcagcccagctgggagctgAATCCAGCCACGCTGCAATACTGACCATCAGGGAGGAGCAAAGGGGGTGGATGACAGTCACAGCAAGGCCATCTGTGGGACAGCTCGactccagccagctgcagccactgctgcccaAAGCACAGGTGCTGGGCTCCAGTGCCgggagcaggagaggcagcagaagcTGGGCAGACTGGAGAGGAAGGATGCTACGTGAGGAGCAGCACTGTCATCTCAGCTAAGAGAAACAGTGACTTCTCACAGAAGTGACAGAGAGCACGGTACTACAAATGCTGCTCTGCCATCTCCCAAGCTTGAGTAAGGTGATGGTAGCTGTTCCTACAGCTCATCCAACAACCTCTCCTGCCCTTTGTCAGAAAGCTTCTTTCTTtggtctcaaaaaaaaaaaaaaaaaaagaaagaataaatccCTTCACCCCCACAGTGGACATCATCTCTATTTTAGCTGCCGATAAAACATAGAAAACTAATTATTTAAGATGACaccaattttttcttcctgtctccactgcttccttctcccagaAGCCAAACAGCCCTGGCTTTGTTCTGGGCATTAATTAAC
The sequence above is drawn from the Falco naumanni isolate bFalNau1 chromosome 20, bFalNau1.pat, whole genome shotgun sequence genome and encodes:
- the NHLH1 gene encoding helix-loop-helix protein 1, which codes for MMLNSDQTEIDLPPTHSESESVFSDCGGGRAGSTEDAGGIGLCAQSRIAEPGEAMKKDLQHLSREERRRRRRATAKYRTAHATRERIRVEAFNMAFAELRKLLPTLPPDKKLSKIEILRLAICYISYLNHVLDV